The following are from one region of the Acidobacteriota bacterium genome:
- the polX gene encoding DNA polymerase/3'-5' exonuclease PolX, with protein sequence MDNKSIATVLYETADLLEIDGQDSFRIRSYRNAAAAIEALPQPVTELILEPKQLLAVPGIGKGMLTNLQQLLGDGSLETHAGLLKKYRPTMLELLKIQGLGPKTIALIWSAYQVSDLDGVEALAREGKIRTLPRMGEKHEQKLLKAIQDYRRIGGRFLLETGEKLAQSLVEHLMSVPGVERVTPAGSLRRGRDTVGDLDILVTGPACAVDETRQKIVDHLLKFPGLMEIIAQGENKISFRQRNGMQVDVRLLPPESFGAAMQYFTGSKAHNVALRQRALKMGFTLSEYSLADLETEKPVAGKSEEEIYAKLKLDFIPPELRENLGEIDAAANHTLPKLLELSDIRGDVHMHTVETDGRNTIEEMAEAAHARGYEYMAITDHSKNLAFANGLTDERALQHIERIHAAAKKFKGLRILAGIEVDILVDGALDLSDPVLEKMDIVIASVHSHFNQDRDTMTERLLKAIANPNVSVIGHPTGRQLLRRDAYPFDLDAILKAALKHKVAMELNSFPDRLDLSDVHLRAAKHHGVKIVINTDSHHTSHLEKMRYGVTQARRAWLTSDDVLNALPTSKFAQAMKHGW encoded by the coding sequence ATGGATAACAAGTCGATCGCCACCGTACTCTACGAAACCGCTGACTTGCTCGAGATCGACGGTCAGGATTCGTTTCGCATCCGCTCCTATCGCAATGCTGCCGCCGCCATCGAGGCGCTCCCGCAACCAGTCACGGAACTGATCCTGGAACCGAAGCAACTCCTCGCGGTACCCGGGATCGGCAAAGGCATGCTCACGAACCTCCAGCAACTTCTGGGCGATGGAAGCCTCGAAACCCATGCAGGATTGCTCAAGAAATATCGTCCGACCATGCTGGAACTGTTGAAGATCCAGGGACTGGGGCCAAAGACAATTGCTCTAATCTGGAGCGCCTACCAGGTGAGCGACCTTGATGGCGTCGAGGCGCTGGCGCGTGAAGGCAAGATTCGCACGCTGCCGCGCATGGGAGAAAAGCACGAACAAAAATTATTGAAAGCGATTCAGGACTACCGCCGTATTGGCGGACGCTTCCTGCTTGAAACCGGCGAGAAGCTGGCCCAGAGCCTGGTCGAACATTTGATGAGTGTTCCTGGCGTGGAGCGAGTCACACCAGCCGGATCGTTGCGTCGCGGACGGGACACGGTGGGCGATCTCGATATTCTCGTCACCGGTCCGGCGTGCGCCGTGGACGAAACTCGCCAGAAGATTGTCGACCACCTCTTGAAGTTTCCGGGTTTGATGGAAATCATTGCCCAGGGAGAGAACAAAATCAGCTTTCGCCAGCGCAATGGCATGCAGGTCGATGTGCGCTTGCTGCCGCCGGAATCGTTCGGCGCCGCCATGCAGTATTTCACCGGCTCGAAGGCTCACAACGTCGCCTTGCGACAGCGCGCATTGAAAATGGGTTTCACTCTGAGTGAATACAGTCTGGCCGATCTCGAAACCGAAAAGCCGGTCGCGGGCAAGAGCGAAGAAGAAATCTACGCCAAGCTCAAACTCGACTTCATCCCTCCGGAACTTCGCGAGAACCTCGGCGAGATTGATGCCGCGGCGAATCATACCCTGCCGAAATTGCTCGAGCTATCCGACATTCGCGGCGACGTGCACATGCACACTGTGGAAACCGATGGCCGCAATACGATCGAAGAAATGGCCGAGGCGGCGCACGCACGCGGATATGAATACATGGCCATCACCGATCACTCCAAGAACCTCGCCTTCGCGAACGGCCTAACGGATGAGCGAGCCCTTCAGCACATTGAGCGCATCCATGCCGCCGCGAAGAAGTTCAAAGGCCTCCGGATCCTTGCCGGCATTGAAGTCGACATTCTCGTCGACGGTGCGCTTGATCTCTCCGACCCCGTGCTCGAAAAGATGGACATTGTGATCGCCAGCGTGCACTCCCATTTCAATCAGGACCGCGACACCATGACGGAGCGGCTCCTCAAGGCGATCGCCAATCCTAATGTGTCCGTGATTGGACATCCCACTGGCCGCCAGTTATTGCGCCGTGACGCCTACCCGTTCGACCTGGACGCTATCTTGAAGGCGGCTTTGAAACACAAAGTCGCCATGGAGTTGAACTCCTTCCCGGATCGGCTGGATTTGAGCGACGTCCACCTGCGGGCTGCCAAGCACCACGGCGTCAAGATCGTGATCAACACCGACTCCCATCACACGTCCCACCTCGAGAAGATGCGTTATGGGGTCACGCAGGCCCGGCGAGCCTGGCTGACCAGCGACGATGTCCTGAATGCCCTTCCTACGTCGAAGTTTGCCCAAGCGATGAAGCATGGCTGGTAA
- a CDS encoding glycosyltransferase family 2 protein: MPAAANSTPKISVIIPSYKTASLIARCLDTVMAQTYQDFEAIVVNDGSPDTPELEKVLEPYMDRIVYIKQQNKRCAGARNTAIKAARGEFLAFLDSDDTWYPEHLASQMKQFKDDSSLDLVYCDSLLVGDPEREAPFMVRCPSNGTAKFETLVTEQCQIPISTVVVRKSSIVKAGGFDETIPRCDDYDMWVRTAFHGAKIGYIRKLTVHMYIGRPGSMSQEKSKMIEAYWSILERFKSVLPLNDAQRAVVQKRADAIRTRYLVEEGKRQLGQREFGKARELFAEANQKLKAPGLSAVLLGLKVAPKVTGQLVALWGRAVEAMSLSKLHGARMARG, from the coding sequence ATGCCAGCTGCCGCCAATTCGACCCCGAAGATCAGCGTCATTATCCCCAGCTATAAGACTGCTTCGCTCATCGCCCGTTGCCTCGACACAGTGATGGCGCAGACCTATCAGGATTTTGAGGCGATCGTCGTGAATGACGGTTCGCCGGACACTCCGGAACTGGAAAAAGTTCTGGAGCCGTACATGGACCGCATCGTCTACATCAAGCAGCAGAACAAGCGCTGTGCCGGTGCGCGCAACACCGCGATCAAAGCGGCGCGCGGCGAGTTTCTCGCATTCCTCGACAGCGACGACACCTGGTATCCCGAGCATCTTGCGTCGCAGATGAAGCAGTTCAAGGACGATTCTTCGCTCGACCTAGTCTATTGTGATTCGCTATTGGTGGGTGATCCGGAGCGCGAGGCACCTTTTATGGTGCGCTGCCCTTCGAACGGCACAGCTAAATTTGAAACGCTGGTGACGGAACAATGCCAGATTCCGATATCAACTGTGGTCGTTCGCAAGTCCTCCATTGTGAAAGCAGGCGGTTTCGATGAAACGATCCCGCGTTGTGACGACTACGACATGTGGGTTCGTACCGCATTCCACGGGGCGAAGATTGGATACATCCGCAAGCTGACTGTGCATATGTATATCGGCCGCCCCGGATCGATGTCGCAGGAAAAATCGAAGATGATTGAGGCCTATTGGAGCATCCTCGAACGGTTCAAGAGTGTTCTTCCGCTCAACGACGCGCAACGCGCAGTGGTACAGAAGCGCGCGGACGCGATCCGCACTCGCTATCTGGTGGAAGAGGGCAAACGCCAGCTCGGGCAGCGCGAGTTTGGTAAAGCGCGCGAACTTTTTGCGGAAGCCAATCAAAAATTGAAAGCGCCCGGATTAAGCGCGGTGCTGCTGGGATTGAAAGTCGCTCCGAAGGTGACCGGCCAGCTGGTTGCTCTGTGGGGCCGCGCGGTCGAAGCCATGTCCCTGTCGAAGTTGCACGGGGCGCGCATGGCGCGGGGCTAG
- the ribA gene encoding GTP cyclohydrolase II has protein sequence MITPRATTRAPSSLHYLIFPYNLRVSITKVKQVASAEFPTRWGQFRIHGFTSGSASGGKIEEAVALVMGDDLSKSPLVRIHSQCLTGDVFGSLRCDCRQQLEMALSMISKEGSGVLVYEQQEGRGIGLMPKLQAYALQDSGLDTVEANEKLGFKADHREFQLPVEILKALGIRQVRLLSNNPDKVGALERAGIRVTERVPCEVAPSKYTEDYLKTKEEKMGHLFTKR, from the coding sequence ATGATCACACCGAGGGCCACGACACGCGCCCCCTCTTCTCTACATTACCTTATCTTCCCCTATAATTTGAGAGTGAGCATTACGAAGGTAAAACAGGTCGCCTCTGCAGAATTTCCCACCCGTTGGGGTCAGTTCCGGATTCATGGCTTCACCAGCGGATCCGCCAGCGGCGGCAAGATCGAAGAAGCGGTTGCGCTGGTGATGGGGGACGATCTCTCTAAATCTCCGCTCGTCCGCATTCACTCCCAGTGCCTCACGGGAGACGTGTTCGGGTCGCTCCGCTGCGACTGCCGCCAGCAATTGGAAATGGCGCTGTCCATGATTTCGAAGGAAGGCAGCGGCGTGCTGGTCTATGAACAGCAGGAAGGCCGCGGCATCGGACTGATGCCGAAGCTCCAGGCCTATGCCCTGCAAGACAGCGGACTCGACACGGTCGAAGCCAACGAAAAATTAGGTTTCAAGGCCGACCACCGCGAGTTTCAGCTTCCAGTGGAAATTCTGAAAGCACTCGGGATCAGGCAAGTGCGGCTGCTTTCGAATAATCCCGACAAGGTTGGAGCGTTGGAACGTGCGGGTATCCGGGTGACGGAGCGCGTCCCCTGCGAAGTCGCTCCCAGTAAGTACACGGAAGACTACCTCAAGACCAAAGAAGAGAAGATGGGGCATTTGTTTACCAAGCGTTGA
- a CDS encoding DUF2520 domain-containing protein, producing MTRKPPVAIVGAGSLANFLAPTLQKSGYAITEIICRDAPSSRRRAQRLAKKVGARSVTVQDARLGADLIWLCVPDQEIRTAAKNLAKTAPGKVKFALHSSGALASRELDALRKQGIAVASVHPLMTFVAGGTPSLAGVPFAMEGDAAAIRIARRVVHDLGGESFVLPASRKAAYHAWATMTSPLFLAFLVTLEEAARAAGLTREQSRRKSLPIIRQTLENYARLGPQHSFSGPIIRGDVETVARHLSVLKKHPEVRSVYVALARSAIRRLPTRKRAKLRHLL from the coding sequence GTGACTCGCAAGCCTCCAGTAGCGATCGTTGGAGCCGGGAGTCTGGCAAATTTCCTGGCACCCACTCTGCAGAAATCCGGTTACGCGATTACGGAAATTATCTGCCGAGATGCGCCTTCGTCCCGCCGACGCGCGCAACGTCTGGCTAAGAAAGTTGGAGCACGGTCGGTCACGGTGCAGGATGCAAGGCTTGGCGCCGATCTGATCTGGCTGTGCGTGCCAGATCAAGAGATCAGAACGGCCGCCAAGAATCTCGCGAAGACTGCGCCCGGCAAAGTGAAATTCGCGCTCCATTCGAGCGGAGCCCTCGCCAGCCGCGAACTTGACGCGCTCCGCAAGCAGGGAATCGCCGTCGCTTCGGTTCATCCGTTGATGACGTTCGTCGCTGGGGGAACCCCCTCACTGGCTGGAGTTCCATTTGCGATGGAGGGAGATGCTGCGGCGATTCGCATAGCGCGCCGAGTGGTGCATGATCTTGGTGGCGAAAGCTTTGTGCTCCCTGCTTCACGCAAAGCGGCCTACCATGCGTGGGCTACGATGACTTCGCCCTTGTTCCTGGCGTTCCTCGTGACGCTGGAGGAAGCTGCTCGCGCCGCCGGACTCACTCGGGAGCAATCACGGCGAAAGAGTCTACCGATCATCCGTCAGACTTTGGAAAATTATGCACGCCTTGGTCCGCAACATTCTTTCAGCGGGCCGATCATTCGAGGGGACGTGGAGACGGTCGCGAGGCATTTGAGCGTTTTGAAGAAGCATCCAGAAGTCCGCTCTGTGTATGTGGCTCTGGCGAGATCGGCGATACGGAGACTGCCAACGAGAAAAAGGGCCAAGCTTCGACACTTGCTGTGA
- a CDS encoding polysaccharide deacetylase family protein: MAERTEMSENPLNVIIFSSVPPRQVARIIARIRRDAPEARVTGVLYERRPAKTLKQRIENWRKKMKRFAYWKYVAHRVGATIGRHAYNVLESVIRIIHAAPKYPNGKTGYGLDDLGETCKQIGAELLVTRDIHSEEALAFVRRVNADLGLVFGTRILKPVLYNIPPQGSINIHKRKVPDYRGGGAVGLWELLDDQTEIGVTVHRVEAKVDVGGVIRSATIPIEPYDDLESLALKADVVGSDLIVAAIRDFALGNVKESPQSGTGKTLRSPVAEDFLQMKKQLAARRKGYGNPYRRPRWKLLAKSLLFAIPVAIRNRKHKRQRDFPVMILYHHLVSDRPHRFGVGTAYFLRQVNYLLRHYRVVSLREAVRLIREGPVTVPTVAITFDDGYADNFVNLRAVSEETGVSIGYFVATEHIAKGKEFAHDELFNEHGFPPNTWNQLEVMRHSGYELASHTRNHADCGSTEEAFLQSEIAGSLEDFKQMLGPTAHFSFPYGLSKNISPRAAEIACSHYENVFSAYGGGNLRSEPQRIMKRGNFPFTVWELELQLQSVLRQARPEEPYLKK; the protein is encoded by the coding sequence ATGGCTGAACGAACCGAAATGTCAGAAAACCCGCTCAACGTCATCATTTTTTCCTCTGTTCCCCCGCGACAGGTAGCCCGCATCATCGCGCGCATTCGGCGGGACGCGCCGGAAGCGCGGGTCACAGGCGTACTCTACGAACGCCGTCCCGCCAAGACACTCAAGCAGCGCATCGAGAACTGGCGCAAGAAAATGAAGCGCTTCGCGTACTGGAAGTATGTGGCGCATCGCGTTGGGGCCACGATCGGGCGTCATGCGTACAACGTTCTCGAGTCCGTGATTCGAATCATTCACGCCGCACCAAAATATCCAAACGGCAAGACGGGATACGGCCTCGACGATCTCGGCGAGACCTGCAAGCAGATCGGCGCCGAACTCCTGGTCACGCGCGACATTCATTCGGAAGAAGCGCTGGCATTTGTGCGGCGAGTGAACGCCGATCTCGGACTCGTCTTCGGAACGCGCATCCTGAAGCCGGTGCTCTATAACATTCCGCCGCAGGGATCGATCAATATCCACAAACGCAAGGTGCCGGACTACCGCGGTGGCGGCGCGGTTGGACTCTGGGAACTGCTCGATGACCAGACAGAGATTGGAGTCACCGTCCATCGCGTGGAAGCGAAGGTCGATGTCGGTGGTGTGATTCGATCAGCGACGATCCCGATTGAACCGTACGACGATCTCGAAAGCCTGGCGCTCAAGGCCGACGTGGTGGGTTCCGACTTGATCGTGGCGGCGATCCGCGATTTTGCGCTCGGAAACGTCAAGGAATCTCCCCAGAGCGGGACTGGAAAGACGCTCCGTTCGCCGGTCGCCGAGGATTTCCTCCAGATGAAGAAGCAACTCGCGGCGCGCCGCAAGGGCTACGGAAATCCGTACCGGCGTCCGCGCTGGAAGCTGCTGGCCAAGTCTCTTTTGTTTGCGATTCCGGTCGCGATTCGTAACCGGAAGCACAAGCGCCAACGTGATTTTCCGGTAATGATCTTGTATCACCACCTGGTCTCGGATCGCCCGCATCGTTTCGGAGTGGGTACGGCGTACTTTCTGCGCCAGGTGAACTACCTGCTCCGGCACTACCGCGTGGTGAGTTTGAGAGAGGCTGTCCGCCTGATACGTGAAGGACCGGTCACGGTCCCGACCGTCGCGATTACTTTCGACGACGGTTACGCAGACAATTTCGTCAACCTGCGCGCGGTCAGCGAAGAGACTGGCGTTTCCATTGGATACTTCGTGGCTACGGAACACATCGCGAAAGGCAAAGAGTTCGCCCACGACGAGCTTTTCAACGAGCACGGGTTCCCCCCGAATACATGGAACCAACTGGAGGTCATGCGACACAGTGGCTACGAACTTGCCAGTCACACTCGCAACCACGCCGATTGCGGGTCGACCGAGGAAGCATTCCTGCAGTCAGAGATCGCCGGCTCGCTGGAAGACTTCAAGCAAATGTTAGGACCGACCGCCCACTTCTCATTTCCATACGGCCTGTCGAAAAACATTTCGCCGCGCGCCGCGGAGATTGCCTGTTCGCACTATGAAAACGTATTTTCCGCGTACGGTGGCGGCAACCTTCGTAGCGAACCGCAGCGCATCATGAAACGGGGGAATTTTCCGTTCACCGTGTGGGAACTCGAACTGCAATTGCAATCGGTCCTGCGGCAAGCCCGGCCCGAAGAGCCCTACCTGAAGAAATAG
- a CDS encoding sulfotransferase domain-containing protein has translation MIARLIAGSKRIVGMYRPRRDLHIWADDIFLVSFPKSGNTWTRFLIANLAFPNERVDFASIHQLVPDPYVTYKRDFDRMPHPRIIKSHECFEPRYPRAMYIVRDPRDVVISQYHYHRKCNKIEDGYPMEKFVARFLAGDTCPHGSWGESVTTWLTSRHNDPRFLLLRYEDLVADPRRELARVATFMNIDADAERISKAVERSAADNMRKLEKAQSDKSSLTKDSRKDLSFVRAAKSGGWQKDLPSQYVAQIEAKWGHIMTFLNYPLVTRDAASVEPELAGFMPGGSAR, from the coding sequence ATGATTGCTCGCTTGATTGCTGGATCAAAACGGATCGTCGGAATGTACCGCCCGCGCCGCGACCTCCACATCTGGGCCGACGATATCTTTCTCGTCTCTTTTCCGAAGTCGGGCAATACCTGGACTCGCTTCCTGATTGCGAATCTGGCGTTTCCCAACGAGCGTGTTGATTTCGCCAGCATTCATCAACTTGTTCCCGATCCGTACGTGACCTACAAGCGCGACTTCGACCGTATGCCGCACCCGCGCATCATCAAGAGCCACGAATGCTTCGAACCGCGCTACCCGCGGGCGATGTACATCGTGCGCGATCCTCGTGATGTTGTGATCTCTCAGTACCACTATCACCGCAAGTGCAACAAGATTGAAGACGGATATCCGATGGAGAAGTTCGTGGCGCGATTCCTTGCGGGGGATACCTGTCCGCACGGATCCTGGGGAGAAAGCGTTACGACGTGGCTGACTTCACGCCACAATGATCCGCGATTCCTGTTGCTGCGTTACGAAGACCTGGTGGCCGATCCTCGCCGCGAATTGGCACGAGTCGCGACGTTCATGAATATTGACGCCGATGCTGAGCGCATTTCGAAAGCCGTAGAACGCAGCGCCGCCGACAACATGCGCAAGCTGGAAAAGGCGCAGAGCGACAAGAGTTCGCTCACCAAGGATTCACGCAAGGATCTTTCTTTCGTTCGCGCGGCAAAGTCCGGCGGCTGGCAGAAAGATCTGCCGTCACAATATGTCGCGCAGATTGAAGCCAAGTGGGGACACATCATGACGTTCTTGAATTACCCGCTTGTGACTCGCGATGCAGCCAGCGTAGAACCTGAACTCGCTGGATTCATGCCCGGTGGTTCGGCGCGATGA
- a CDS encoding FAD-dependent oxidoreductase, with protein sequence MDNKKIVVIGAGPTGLGAAYRLNELGYKNWVLYEKSDGVGGHSCSHVDKNGFVWDEGGHVIFSHYPYFDKLIDDMLGKEVHERIRESWIVKDGGWVPYPFQSNLRYLPKEVQVRCLVGAAKAAASGTGKEAGNFRDWILATFGEGIADAFMFPYNEKVWTTPLEQMSKGWIADRVAVLDFKRLLENVLYERDDVAWGPNSKFKFPLYGGTGEIYRRMATHFPDKIKYGKQLAEVDLERRRVSFADGTGDTYDLLISTAPLDLLAKMIRPNNSKLVDASAGLEHNNLLVMGIGLKRKIETGRCWIYFTDADMPCYRATYFSHYSPNNVPNGDTNTYSSLMCEMSFKVGENPDPEKVLDKVIDGLIKSTILEESDRQHIVSRYHRIVNYSYPIPTLGRDQALSVMQPALLEKGVYSRGRFGAWRYEIGNMDHSVMMGVEAVNNILAGEKETVFHSS encoded by the coding sequence ATGGATAACAAGAAGATCGTCGTAATCGGTGCTGGGCCAACTGGGCTTGGTGCCGCCTATCGGCTCAACGAATTGGGCTACAAGAACTGGGTTCTGTACGAGAAGTCGGACGGCGTTGGCGGACACTCCTGCTCGCACGTCGACAAGAACGGCTTCGTCTGGGACGAGGGTGGGCACGTCATTTTTTCGCACTACCCTTACTTCGACAAGTTGATCGATGACATGCTCGGCAAGGAAGTCCACGAGCGCATCCGCGAGAGCTGGATCGTGAAGGACGGCGGCTGGGTTCCGTATCCTTTCCAGAGCAACCTGCGCTATCTGCCCAAAGAAGTTCAAGTCCGTTGCCTGGTGGGAGCGGCGAAGGCTGCCGCGAGCGGAACAGGGAAGGAAGCGGGCAATTTTCGCGATTGGATTCTGGCTACGTTCGGTGAGGGCATCGCCGACGCTTTCATGTTCCCGTACAACGAAAAGGTCTGGACGACACCGCTGGAGCAGATGTCAAAGGGATGGATCGCGGATCGCGTGGCCGTACTGGACTTCAAGCGGTTGCTGGAAAATGTTCTTTACGAGCGCGACGATGTTGCCTGGGGTCCGAACAGCAAGTTCAAATTTCCGCTCTATGGTGGCACTGGCGAAATCTATCGTCGCATGGCCACCCACTTTCCCGACAAGATCAAGTACGGAAAGCAACTCGCGGAAGTCGACCTGGAGCGTCGACGTGTTTCTTTTGCCGATGGCACTGGGGATACGTACGATCTGTTGATCTCAACCGCGCCGCTCGATCTGCTCGCAAAGATGATTCGCCCGAACAACAGCAAGCTGGTAGATGCATCCGCTGGACTCGAACACAACAATCTGCTGGTCATGGGAATCGGACTCAAGAGGAAGATCGAGACGGGCCGCTGCTGGATTTACTTTACCGACGCTGACATGCCGTGCTATCGCGCAACCTACTTCTCGCACTATTCGCCCAACAACGTCCCGAACGGCGACACCAACACCTACAGTTCTCTGATGTGCGAGATGTCATTCAAGGTCGGCGAGAATCCCGATCCGGAAAAGGTTTTGGACAAGGTAATCGACGGGCTGATCAAGTCGACCATTCTCGAAGAGAGTGACCGGCAACACATCGTTTCCCGCTATCATCGAATCGTGAACTATTCGTATCCGATCCCCACGCTCGGACGCGACCAGGCATTGAGCGTGATGCAACCGGCGCTTCTCGAAAAGGGAGTCTATTCGCGCGGCCGATTCGGTGCGTGGCGTTACGAGATTGGAAACATGGATCACTCGGTGATGATGGGCGTGGAAGCAGTGAACAACATTCTTGCCGGAGAAAAAGAAACTGTTTTTCACAGTTCGTAA
- a CDS encoding NUDIX hydrolase, translating into MAKPSKSKSKKARVVSSRIAYKGPVFTVTTDHVEEPGGVRARRDVIWHSGSIVVLAVDGPASDPLILLEHQYRHAAGQMMWELPAGRIDDGERELAAAKRELLEETGYSAKTWKKILHFYVSPGFLDETMAIYLAKGLEAGIAQPEEDEKILTRFVALSKAVRMVQNGLIRDAKTIAGVLWLAQQGRKYR; encoded by the coding sequence ATGGCCAAGCCCAGCAAGTCGAAATCCAAGAAAGCGCGTGTCGTCTCGTCGCGCATCGCCTATAAGGGACCTGTTTTTACTGTCACCACCGATCATGTCGAAGAACCGGGTGGGGTGCGCGCGCGTCGCGACGTGATCTGGCATTCCGGATCGATCGTCGTGCTGGCAGTCGATGGCCCTGCATCGGATCCTCTCATCTTGCTGGAGCACCAATACCGGCACGCGGCTGGACAGATGATGTGGGAACTGCCGGCGGGAAGAATCGACGACGGGGAGCGAGAACTCGCCGCCGCCAAGCGCGAGTTGCTGGAAGAAACTGGATACAGCGCTAAAACATGGAAGAAGATCCTGCATTTTTACGTCAGCCCTGGCTTTCTCGACGAGACGATGGCGATCTACCTGGCGAAGGGTCTAGAGGCCGGCATCGCTCAACCAGAAGAAGATGAGAAGATCTTGACCCGCTTTGTCGCTCTCTCGAAAGCCGTACGGATGGTCCAAAACGGTCTGATTCGCGACGCCAAAACCATTGCAGGAGTCCTGTGGCTTGCACAGCAGGGCAGGAAGTATCGGTAG
- a CDS encoding sulfotransferase domain-containing protein: MLKRAIVEAKRVFGLHSPGRNLAVFPDDTFLVSFPKSGNTWARFLIANLVRPNEKIDFSNVNGVIPGPEVTRNRDLLRIPRPRIIKSHQYFDPRYKQVIYIVRDPRDVAVSQYHFQRKRKLVADSFPLSDFVTKFLAGETCFYGSWGEHVGSWLATRHGQRGFVLLRYEDMVADTAPELAKVAAFLNIAATPDRIAQAVERSSADTMRKLEKSQAQAFSSTKDTRQDIPFVRAAKAGGWRSELPEESVACIEEAWGHLIQWLGYELVTSKQVADSAERGHTADFLVGPRR; this comes from the coding sequence GTGCTCAAGCGTGCCATCGTCGAAGCCAAGCGGGTGTTCGGACTGCACAGTCCCGGACGCAATCTCGCCGTCTTTCCCGACGACACGTTTCTCGTTTCGTTCCCGAAGTCAGGCAACACCTGGGCCCGATTTCTGATTGCGAATCTGGTTCGCCCCAATGAGAAGATTGATTTTTCCAATGTGAATGGCGTGATCCCCGGTCCGGAAGTCACGCGCAATCGCGATCTGCTGAGGATTCCGCGGCCTCGCATCATCAAGAGCCATCAGTATTTTGATCCCCGATATAAACAGGTGATCTACATCGTGCGCGATCCGCGCGATGTGGCGGTTTCGCAATACCACTTCCAGCGCAAGCGCAAATTAGTCGCGGATAGTTTCCCGCTCTCTGATTTCGTTACGAAATTTCTCGCTGGCGAGACCTGCTTCTACGGATCATGGGGAGAGCACGTTGGCAGCTGGCTGGCCACTCGTCATGGTCAACGCGGTTTTGTGTTGCTGCGCTACGAAGACATGGTTGCCGATACGGCGCCGGAACTGGCGAAGGTTGCGGCATTTCTGAATATTGCCGCGACGCCCGATCGAATCGCCCAAGCCGTAGAGCGCAGTTCGGCGGATACTATGCGCAAGCTCGAAAAATCGCAGGCGCAGGCTTTCTCTTCGACCAAAGACACGCGACAGGATATTCCGTTCGTGCGAGCGGCCAAAGCCGGCGGCTGGCGTTCGGAGCTGCCGGAAGAAAGTGTTGCGTGCATTGAAGAAGCGTGGGGACATTTGATTCAGTGGTTGGGATACGAATTGGTGACATCGAAGCAGGTTGCGGACTCCGCTGAAAGAGGCCACACGGCCGATTTTCTGGTGGGACCGCGACGGTAA
- a CDS encoding cold shock domain-containing protein, translating into MKGTVKWFNNAKGYGFIGRDDGQPDVFVHYSAITSEGYKSLQEGDKVEFEITQGQKGAQAANVTKAS; encoded by the coding sequence CTGAAAGGTACCGTCAAGTGGTTCAACAACGCGAAAGGGTACGGGTTCATCGGGCGAGATGATGGACAACCGGACGTGTTTGTACACTACAGCGCGATCACCTCGGAGGGCTACAAGAGTCTTCAAGAGGGAGACAAAGTCGAATTCGAAATCACGCAAGGGCAGAAAGGCGCCCAGGCTGCAAACGTGACCAAGGCCTCCTAG